Proteins encoded in a region of the Ornithodoros turicata isolate Travis chromosome 3, ASM3712646v1, whole genome shotgun sequence genome:
- the LOC135386901 gene encoding uncharacterized protein LOC135386901 isoform X2 produces MFAIAHFVERNEIEVVPATWISGTLCKWPQGSTDRAKRLILKACPPEDTWVSYKVIVRGIYSTYAEARRKLNDLQYHSDVNSEAEMNTRKRNRLPPKRFCEESSEESDGDKNQNVPPFPPEKSGEKGRHGSLSQRNSAEHVGKSKKRRPPPLLEETDEEDLLLDVPPDFPSQCPSSSNLQYSGEQSQCPPSLPNENPEENNGPGITASQGVFTEHVARSKKKEVTCSTKQRG; encoded by the exons ATGTTTGCAATTGCGCACTTCGTTGAACGCAATGAGATTGAAGTCGTTCCTGCCACTTGGATTAGTGGAACCCTGTGTAAGTGGCCTCAGGGTTCTACCGATAGGGCTAAGCGACTCATCTTGAAAGCATGTCCTCCTGAAGACACCTGGGTCAGCTACAAAGTCATCGTCCGGGGTATTTACT CTACGTATGCAGAAGCTCGAAGAAAGTTAAACGATCTGCAGTACCATTCGGATGTCAACTCTGAAGCTGAAATGAACACAAGAAAACGAAATCGTCTTCCGCCTAAACGTTTTTGCGAGGAATCGTCCGAAGAATCTGATGGGG ACAAAAACCAAAATGTACCCCCCTTCCCTCCTGAAAAGTCTGGAGAAAAGGGACGCCATGGTAGTCTATCACAAAGGAACTCCGCAGAGCATGTAGGAAAAT CGAAAAAAAGGAGGCCACCTCCTTTGCTGGAAGAAACTGACGAGGAAGACCTTTTGCTAGATGTGCCACCTGACTTTCCATCGCAGTGTCCATCTTCCTCTAACCTGCAGTACTCAGGAG AGCAAAGCCAGTGCCCACCTTCTTTGCCAAATGAAAATCCCGAGGAGAACAATGGACCTGGTATCACAGCTTCACAGGGAGTGTTCACAGAGCATGTAGCAAGAT caaaaaaaaaggaagtcacCTGCTCTACGAAACAAAGAGGATGA
- the LOC135386901 gene encoding uncharacterized protein LOC135386901 isoform X1, which yields MPKVSDKRHIYHKAYRQSDRTLAACHVEREPTGAGPSTAASPLSESYVGRSESDIPSDASPVSSDSTSLPEESDEELQPTLVHVSRTEPNTLSDIAHSVNVLSVGSIDRDLVTTSEVSTDLSILDRIRVWAVNHNVTHAAVTALLKVLRTHPAHADFPSDARTLLGTPRNTGAKISPLCNGKYCHFGVAAGLQSLFNISDCLPSVLQLIISIDGLPISKSSKLQLWPIQCTVKHSCKSAVFLVGVYAGTEKPASANEFLSPLVSDLKQLCSDGITINDQTSRVVIESFVCDSPARAFVLSTKGHNARSGCPKCTV from the coding sequence ATGCCTAAAGTCAGTGACAAGCGACACATTTACCACAAGGCGTATAGGCAGTCAGATAGGACATTGGCTGCTTGTCATGTAGAAAGGGAGCCGACGGGCGCTGGTCCTTCGACCGCAGCCAGCCCTTTAAGTGAATCGTACGTAGgtcgtagtgaaagtgacatacCCAGCGACGCTTCACCAGTTTCATCAGATAGCACAAGCCTCCCTGAAGAGTCTGATGAGGAGCTACAGCCCACTCTAGTGCACGTCAGTAGAACGGAACCGAATACTTTGTCCGACATTGCACATAGTGTAAATGTACTTTCCGTTGGATCTATAGACAGGGACTTGGTAACGACATCAGAAGTATCTACAGATCTCTCGATCCTGGATAGAATACGAGTTTGGGCTGTGAACCACAATGTAACTCATGCAGCAGTGACGGCTTTGCTGAAGGTGCTCAGAACTCATCCTGCCCACGCTGATTTTCCCTCTGATGCCCGTACGTTACTAGGAACACCACGTAACACAGGAGCGAAGATTTCTCCCCTATGCAATGGCAAGTACTGCCACTTTGGGGTAGCAGCAGGTCTTCAGTCACTCTTCAACATCTCGGACTGTTTGCCTTCAGTTTTGCAGCTTATCATAAGCATCGATGGCCTCCCCATCAGCAAAAGCTCGAAACTTCAGCTGTGGCCCATTCAGTGTACAGTCAAGCACTCTTGTAAGAGTGCAGTATTCCTGGTTGGTGTCTACGCAGGGACAGAAAAACCTGCTTCCGCAAATGAGTTTTTGAGTCCATTAGTTAGCGATCTCAAACAGTTGTGTTCGGACGGGATAACGATTAATGATCAAACCAGCCGTGTCGTAATTGAGAGCTTTGTATGCGATTCCCCAGCTCGTGCATTTGTGCTTTCTACGAAGGGACACAATGCACGTTCAGGGTGCCCCAAGTGCACTGTGTAA